The following coding sequences are from one Bradyrhizobium sp. 200 window:
- a CDS encoding ABC transporter permease: MSTAALQTVQLAPAQAAWQRFRRHRLALAGAVTIVVLVLGAAFGPYLLPFDDTFIDIMKRFAPPLSGAHILGTDELGRDVLARLMMGGRVSLSIGIVAMTIAMAVGILVGAFAGFYGGILGAVLMRLVDAVLCFPAIFLLLALAALTEPGLTTTTLLIAATAWMSVARVVEAQVRSLREREFAIAAVAFGSSNLRIMFRELVPNAMAPIVVAATLNVAKAILLESYVSYLGFGIQPPAASWGNMLNNAQIYLTSAPWLAIAPGIAITLAVTSFNFLGDGLRDALDPRMNIP; the protein is encoded by the coding sequence ATGAGCACCGCGGCCTTGCAGACCGTCCAACTTGCTCCCGCTCAAGCCGCCTGGCAGCGCTTCCGCCGTCACCGGCTCGCTTTGGCGGGTGCTGTGACGATCGTCGTCCTTGTCCTGGGCGCGGCGTTCGGCCCTTATCTTTTGCCATTCGACGACACCTTTATCGATATCATGAAGCGGTTCGCTCCGCCGTTGTCGGGCGCTCACATACTTGGCACCGACGAGCTCGGCCGCGACGTGCTGGCACGGTTGATGATGGGAGGGCGCGTGTCGCTCTCCATCGGCATCGTCGCCATGACCATCGCCATGGCGGTCGGCATCCTCGTCGGCGCTTTCGCGGGCTTCTACGGCGGCATCCTTGGCGCGGTGCTGATGCGGCTTGTCGATGCCGTGTTGTGCTTCCCGGCGATCTTTCTGCTGCTGGCGCTCGCGGCGCTCACCGAGCCGGGCCTGACAACCACCACCTTGCTGATCGCTGCCACTGCGTGGATGAGCGTCGCCCGCGTTGTGGAAGCGCAGGTCCGTTCGCTTCGCGAGCGCGAGTTCGCGATCGCCGCCGTCGCCTTCGGTTCGTCGAATCTGCGGATCATGTTCCGTGAACTCGTGCCCAATGCGATGGCGCCGATCGTAGTTGCGGCCACGCTCAACGTCGCCAAGGCGATCCTGCTCGAATCCTATGTCAGCTACCTCGGCTTCGGCATTCAACCGCCGGCCGCGAGCTGGGGCAACATGCTCAACAATGCCCAAATCTACCTGACCAGTGCGCCCTGGCTCGCGATTGCGCCGGGCATTGCAATCACGCTTGCCGTGACCAGCTTCAACTTTCTCGGCGACGGACTGCGCGACGCGCTCGATCCGCGCATGAACATCCCATGA
- a CDS encoding tripartite tricarboxylate transporter substrate binding protein, with the protein MRSRLTTVIALVLLATGVSSAAWAWPDRSIKIIVPFVAGGSSDTLARILAEGLREKLGQTVLVENRAGGNSVIGMSAVAGAPADGYTFLAGHIGTHAITPAITPPVGYDPAKTFVTIAVPATSASVLVVRADTKIDSLKELIDAAKSKPFALNYGSPGVGSPSHMAVVQLAALSGIEVTHIAYRGNAAAVTDLLNGTLDFMFGSPAEVLELVRSGKFKALATTGESRSRATPDIPVIAETVKGYEFRTWHVMSPESRHASRNHRAGAQGGNRSYRQRCLSQETKRTRSGRRPHQQRGSRKIRARRNRPMGRVCEGFRGQGRVSGTRCRCWCSLREHRA; encoded by the coding sequence ATGCGCAGTCGATTAACTACCGTGATCGCCCTGGTTCTTTTGGCGACCGGCGTCTCATCCGCGGCGTGGGCTTGGCCGGATCGGAGCATCAAGATCATTGTTCCGTTTGTCGCCGGCGGCAGCTCGGACACCCTGGCGCGCATTCTGGCAGAAGGATTGCGCGAGAAGCTCGGTCAAACGGTGTTGGTCGAAAATCGTGCAGGCGGCAATAGCGTGATTGGAATGTCCGCAGTTGCCGGGGCCCCCGCGGACGGATACACGTTTCTCGCAGGACATATTGGAACACACGCGATCACGCCGGCGATCACACCTCCGGTTGGGTACGACCCCGCCAAGACATTCGTGACGATTGCCGTTCCTGCCACATCGGCCAGCGTACTGGTCGTTCGCGCCGACACGAAGATCGACAGCTTGAAGGAGTTGATCGACGCCGCCAAGAGCAAGCCTTTCGCGCTCAACTATGGTTCGCCCGGCGTCGGATCGCCGTCACATATGGCGGTCGTGCAACTCGCAGCTCTCTCCGGCATCGAAGTAACGCACATCGCCTATCGCGGCAACGCGGCCGCGGTCACTGATTTGCTGAACGGGACGCTGGATTTCATGTTCGGGAGCCCGGCAGAGGTGCTTGAACTCGTGCGCTCCGGGAAGTTCAAGGCGTTGGCGACGACGGGCGAGAGCCGGTCGCGTGCCACTCCGGACATCCCGGTCATTGCCGAGACCGTCAAAGGATATGAATTCCGCACATGGCATGTGATGTCCCCTGAGAGCCGACACGCCTCCCGAAATCATCGAGCAGGTGCGCAAGGCGGCAACCGAAGTTATCGCCAGCGATGCCTTTCACAAGAAACTAAACGAACTCGGTCTGGACGCAGGCCACACCAACAGCGCGGAAGCAGAAAAATTCGTGCACGCCGAAATCGTCCGATGGGGCGCGTTTGTGAAGGCTTCCGGGGTCAAGGCCGAGTAAGCGGTACCAGATGCAGATGTTGGTGCTCGCTTAGAGAACATCGGGCATGA
- a CDS encoding peptide ABC transporter substrate-binding protein gives MADETGKFDVPALDNLTPGIPSRRQFMLLGASAAAGLTVPASAFAQTERPTNPPDKPRGQVIAALSQEPTVFHPLMPGIEVDQGVWWQIFSPLWFIDPDGNFVPDLAREVPTIQNGGLSADGLTWKIKLRSNAKWHDGTAFTADDVKFSLELINNPDFRVRNRVGHSLVKDIKVVSLDEIHWRMEAPYSPYMSILSLTFMVPKHILEKVTDPNSSPFHNAPVGTGPFRWGERVPGDHILLNAHTGYHGKGPYLERVVFKYIPDLTVLYTQFRTGQVDYTGLQGILPNFVQEAKTLRGRKIFVSSTASVEHVAPNLEFGPFADRTVREALYLAINKKAIIDALNYGLPTQTESFVPQQAWSFQQGLPQHSYDPAKANGLLDAAGWVRGAGGVREKGGVKLEFTNSTTTGNAVREQTQQLLIQDWRAIGAAMRVNNMPAAVIWGDFWQQSKFNSVLVSVNFMLGSDPDVTPRFGSGAIPAKGGRGFNTYQYQSPEVDRLLAEGAKQFDLAQRKVLYGDLQKLVRNDLAMLPLFQGFIAEGVKDGLLGFRHNINTSSNCWNIREWYWA, from the coding sequence ATGGCGGACGAAACGGGCAAATTCGACGTTCCGGCGTTAGACAACCTGACCCCGGGCATACCGAGCCGCCGCCAGTTCATGCTGCTCGGGGCCAGCGCTGCGGCGGGACTGACCGTTCCAGCTTCCGCGTTTGCTCAGACGGAACGTCCGACCAATCCGCCCGACAAGCCACGCGGGCAGGTGATCGCGGCGCTGTCGCAGGAGCCGACCGTCTTTCATCCCCTGATGCCCGGCATAGAGGTCGATCAGGGTGTCTGGTGGCAGATCTTCTCGCCGCTTTGGTTCATCGACCCTGATGGTAACTTCGTTCCTGACCTCGCCCGCGAGGTCCCGACCATCCAGAATGGCGGGCTGTCGGCCGACGGGCTGACCTGGAAGATCAAGCTGCGCAGTAACGCGAAGTGGCATGACGGTACAGCGTTTACGGCGGACGACGTGAAGTTCTCCCTCGAGCTGATCAACAACCCCGATTTCCGCGTGCGCAACCGCGTCGGCCACAGCCTGGTCAAGGACATCAAGGTCGTTAGCCTCGACGAAATTCATTGGCGCATGGAGGCGCCGTATTCGCCCTACATGTCTATCCTGTCGCTCACCTTCATGGTGCCGAAGCACATCCTGGAGAAGGTAACTGATCCGAACAGTTCGCCGTTCCACAACGCGCCGGTCGGGACCGGACCGTTCCGCTGGGGCGAGCGGGTGCCTGGCGACCACATTCTGTTGAATGCCCATACCGGCTACCACGGCAAAGGACCTTATCTGGAGCGCGTGGTCTTCAAATACATCCCGGATCTGACCGTCCTTTACACCCAGTTCCGAACCGGTCAGGTCGACTATACGGGTCTGCAAGGCATCCTGCCGAATTTTGTGCAGGAGGCGAAAACACTGCGCGGTCGGAAAATCTTCGTGTCCTCGACGGCCTCGGTGGAGCATGTCGCGCCGAACCTGGAATTCGGTCCATTTGCCGACCGCACGGTGCGCGAGGCGCTTTATCTCGCGATCAACAAGAAGGCGATCATCGATGCGCTCAACTACGGTCTGCCGACGCAGACCGAGAGCTTCGTGCCGCAGCAGGCCTGGTCGTTCCAGCAGGGACTGCCGCAGCACAGCTATGATCCCGCGAAGGCAAATGGTCTGCTCGATGCGGCGGGATGGGTCCGCGGCGCCGGCGGCGTCCGCGAGAAGGGTGGCGTAAAGCTCGAATTCACCAATTCGACCACGACCGGCAATGCCGTCCGCGAGCAGACGCAGCAACTGCTGATTCAGGATTGGCGCGCGATCGGCGCCGCGATGCGCGTGAACAACATGCCGGCTGCGGTTATTTGGGGCGACTTCTGGCAGCAGTCGAAGTTCAACTCGGTCCTGGTGTCGGTGAACTTCATGCTGGGCAGCGATCCGGACGTGACGCCACGCTTCGGCTCCGGTGCCATTCCTGCCAAGGGTGGACGTGGCTTCAACACCTATCAGTACCAGAGCCCGGAAGTTGACCGGCTGCTCGCCGAGGGCGCCAAGCAGTTCGATCTTGCGCAGCGCAAGGTGCTCTACGGCGACCTTCAGAAGCTCGTCCGCAACGACCTCGCCATGCTGCCGCTGTTCCAGGGCTTCATCGCGGAAGGCGTCAAGGACGGCTTGCTGGGCTTCCGGCACAATATCAACACCTCGTCCAACTGTTGGAACATCCGCGAATGGTACTGGGCCTGA
- a CDS encoding HD domain-containing protein has product MSTKQRPSRPITDELRQTVVEDLPEVSLIQNEDLRRKVVEAWAYALAESSFDRVTSLPAEGNPGAFLMKRGTQADHLRGVTRVSMAIADEFQTSFPETDIDRDVIIAGGLVHDVGKPWEFDPVNRDKWAGDPSRAGLPSLRHPVYGIHVCFAVSLPEEVIHIVLAHSYEGDFLIRSLEATIVHRADSLWWAVAGASGLLDPSSKSVLDSRKISPRKLRNEGSG; this is encoded by the coding sequence GTGTCAACAAAACAACGGCCAAGCCGGCCGATTACCGATGAGTTGCGTCAAACGGTGGTGGAAGATCTCCCGGAGGTTTCCCTCATTCAGAACGAGGATCTACGCCGCAAAGTCGTCGAGGCCTGGGCCTATGCACTTGCCGAAAGCAGCTTTGATCGCGTCACGAGCCTGCCTGCCGAGGGAAACCCGGGTGCTTTCCTCATGAAGCGCGGGACTCAGGCAGATCATCTCAGGGGAGTCACGCGGGTCTCGATGGCGATTGCGGACGAATTCCAGACATCGTTTCCCGAAACCGACATCGACCGCGACGTGATCATTGCGGGCGGACTTGTTCACGACGTCGGCAAGCCCTGGGAGTTTGATCCCGTCAATCGGGACAAATGGGCCGGCGATCCTTCACGCGCTGGCTTGCCGTCGCTTCGGCACCCGGTCTACGGCATCCACGTCTGTTTCGCTGTGAGCTTACCGGAGGAGGTGATCCACATCGTCCTGGCGCATTCTTACGAGGGCGACTTTCTCATTCGAAGCCTTGAAGCCACTATCGTTCACCGGGCCGACTCACTCTGGTGGGCGGTCGCGGGCGCCTCGGGGCTGCTCGACCCGAGCAGCAAGAGTGTGCTGGATAGTCGCAAGATTTCTCCAAGAAAACTGCGGAACGAGGGCAGCGGCTGA
- a CDS encoding tripartite tricarboxylate transporter substrate binding protein yields the protein MQSIDRRSLLIGLTSAATISLSGQRAQAQQYPQRPVRVIVPYAAGGASDIVARLVAAAMAEKLGQSLFVDNRGGGASIIGTQAIATAAPDGYTIGVVDSAFAINPSLFGTKLPYDTKTDFTPVSLLARTSLLLVVSESLPVSNVKELVALAKSKPGALSMATAGLGTAVHLGCEQFRQETGIDVVPVPYRGGGPSIIDLLGGKVDFTFSTIPAVLEHIRGNKLKALGSTTGRIAQLPDVPSMAEAGLPKVDAAPDFGIVAPANLPGSILSQLGTVAQGALKSDDLRRRLDEIGYESIGSTPQEYIAHIDASIEKWRRVVTAGNIKPE from the coding sequence GTGCAAAGCATCGACCGGCGTTCGCTGTTGATCGGATTGACATCTGCCGCGACAATCTCGCTGTCCGGACAGCGTGCGCAGGCGCAGCAATATCCGCAGCGACCTGTCCGTGTCATCGTCCCTTACGCCGCCGGGGGCGCGTCGGACATCGTAGCGCGGCTCGTCGCCGCCGCCATGGCCGAGAAGCTCGGCCAGTCGCTCTTCGTCGATAACCGGGGCGGTGGTGCGAGCATCATCGGCACCCAGGCGATCGCCACCGCCGCGCCCGACGGCTACACGATCGGCGTCGTTGACAGCGCGTTCGCCATCAACCCCAGCCTGTTCGGCACCAAACTGCCATATGACACCAAGACAGATTTCACGCCGGTGTCGCTGCTGGCGCGGACCTCGCTGCTGCTGGTTGTTTCGGAATCTCTTCCGGTCAGCAACGTCAAAGAGCTTGTCGCGCTCGCCAAGTCGAAGCCCGGCGCACTCAGCATGGCGACCGCCGGCCTCGGCACGGCGGTCCACCTCGGCTGCGAACAATTTCGGCAGGAGACCGGCATCGACGTTGTCCCGGTGCCTTATCGCGGCGGTGGGCCATCCATCATCGACCTGCTCGGCGGGAAGGTCGATTTTACGTTCAGCACCATCCCCGCCGTGCTCGAGCATATTCGTGGCAATAAGCTGAAGGCCTTGGGAAGCACGACAGGACGCATCGCGCAATTGCCTGACGTGCCCAGCATGGCGGAGGCGGGTCTGCCAAAGGTGGACGCAGCGCCGGACTTCGGAATCGTGGCACCCGCCAACCTGCCGGGCTCGATTCTTTCCCAGCTCGGCACGGTCGCGCAGGGCGCGCTGAAATCCGATGATCTGCGCCGGCGCCTCGATGAAATCGGCTACGAATCTATCGGCTCCACACCGCAGGAATACATCGCTCATATCGATGCATCGATCGAAAAATGGCGCCGCGTCGTCACCGCCGGCAACATCAAGCCGGAGTAG
- a CDS encoding ribonuclease activity regulator RraA, protein MTLKPETRAKLKTVSTPTVATALFKRGFRNQAIQDVHPLSTSQPMLVGEAFTLRYMPAREDLNELAVFRDRAHPQRKAVEDCPPGAVLVMDSRKDARAASAGSILVTRLMQRGVAGVVTDGGFRDSAEIAQLGYCAYHHRPSAPTNLTLHQAIEINGPIGCGDAPVFPGDVILGDGDGVMVIPAHLADEIADEAVEMTAFEDFVTEEVRKGRSILGLYPPTDEKSLADFAAWRKAVGR, encoded by the coding sequence ATGACTCTGAAACCCGAGACGCGAGCCAAACTCAAGACCGTGAGCACACCAACCGTGGCTACGGCGCTCTTCAAGCGCGGCTTCCGCAATCAAGCGATCCAGGACGTTCACCCGCTCTCGACATCCCAGCCAATGTTGGTAGGAGAGGCATTCACATTGCGTTACATGCCGGCGAGGGAGGACCTGAACGAGTTGGCTGTCTTTCGAGATCGTGCACATCCTCAGCGCAAGGCCGTCGAAGACTGTCCTCCAGGAGCTGTGCTCGTGATGGATAGTCGAAAAGATGCCCGGGCCGCCTCCGCAGGCTCGATACTGGTCACCCGCCTTATGCAAAGGGGTGTGGCAGGTGTTGTTACGGACGGTGGCTTTCGCGACTCGGCCGAGATCGCGCAACTGGGTTATTGCGCCTATCATCATCGGCCGAGCGCGCCGACCAACCTCACATTGCACCAGGCGATCGAGATCAACGGACCTATTGGCTGCGGCGACGCTCCCGTTTTTCCGGGCGATGTGATCCTTGGCGACGGCGACGGCGTGATGGTGATCCCAGCCCACTTGGCGGATGAGATTGCCGATGAGGCCGTCGAGATGACTGCCTTCGAGGATTTCGTCACTGAAGAAGTGCGTAAAGGGCGGTCGATCCTTGGCCTGTACCCGCCCACAGACGAAAAATCGCTGGCTGACTTCGCGGCTTGGCGCAAGGCTGTGGGGCGTTGA
- a CDS encoding ABC transporter permease, producing the protein MARYVANRLMQAMLLLVIVSALGFAILHLAPGGPLSQFAVSSQMSQEDLVRVTRQLGLDRPLPIQYLDWFGRMLRGDWGRSYRDGEAVLSVIGSHLGATLELMTTATVIAVLLGCWIGVLGAVRRYSLFDSLATVGAMIALSIPTFWFGLVTIYLFSVNLGWLPSGNRQTIGDGSLLDLLHHLIAPAMVLALVETAIWGRFMRSSMLEVINQDYIRTARAKGMPEWRILTVHALRNALLPMITVAGLQFPTLLGGALVTETVFTWPGMGRLFLDSIGYRDYPVVMGILMFSAMMVLIGSLLADILYAVVDPRIRVG; encoded by the coding sequence ATGGCCCGTTACGTCGCCAATCGCCTGATGCAGGCGATGCTGCTGCTGGTGATCGTCTCTGCGCTCGGCTTCGCGATCCTCCATCTGGCGCCTGGCGGCCCGCTCTCGCAATTCGCGGTCTCGTCGCAAATGTCGCAGGAAGACCTCGTTCGCGTCACCAGGCAGCTGGGCCTCGATCGTCCGCTTCCGATCCAATATCTCGACTGGTTCGGCCGCATGCTCCGAGGTGACTGGGGTCGCTCTTATCGGGACGGAGAGGCCGTATTGTCCGTCATCGGCTCTCATCTCGGCGCCACGCTCGAACTGATGACGACCGCGACCGTCATCGCGGTTCTGCTCGGCTGCTGGATCGGCGTGCTTGGCGCCGTGCGCCGCTATTCATTGTTCGATTCGTTGGCAACTGTCGGCGCCATGATCGCGCTCTCCATTCCGACTTTCTGGTTCGGACTCGTCACGATCTATCTCTTTTCGGTCAACCTCGGCTGGTTGCCGTCCGGCAACCGGCAGACGATCGGTGACGGCTCACTGCTCGATCTTCTGCATCATCTGATCGCACCAGCCATGGTGCTGGCACTTGTCGAGACTGCCATCTGGGGACGCTTCATGCGCTCCTCCATGCTCGAGGTCATCAACCAGGATTACATCCGCACGGCGCGCGCCAAGGGGATGCCGGAGTGGCGCATCCTGACGGTGCATGCTTTGCGCAACGCCCTGCTGCCGATGATCACTGTTGCGGGCCTTCAGTTTCCTACACTGCTCGGAGGCGCGCTGGTCACCGAGACCGTGTTCACCTGGCCCGGCATGGGCCGGCTGTTCCTCGATTCCATCGGTTATCGCGATTATCCAGTGGTGATGGGCATCCTGATGTTTTCGGCCATGATGGTGCTGATCGGTTCGCTTCTCGCCGACATCCTTTATGCCGTCGTCGATCCTCGGATCCGGGTGGGATAG
- a CDS encoding tripartite tricarboxylate transporter substrate binding protein encodes MGALRAFAVVILAVLFSGGNASAEYPERNVTVVVPFPAGGASDTTARLVAGKISERLKKTFIVENRGGANGALGATAVKQASPDGYTLLVGSIGVFAINPALIKDLNYDPLKDFDLLSVVVRTPNVLVVNPAVPAKSVAELISYLKADPGKVTFASSGIGSSDHLTAALFWQKTGTTGLHVPYRGGGPAINDLIAGHANASFQNLGAVAQQIKAGTLRALAVTSDKRSETLPDVPTMAEAGVKDLNVYSWQAAAAPKGLPAAVKAQIEKEFAESAKAPDVKAKFEAVGFEVVATSGEQFTAFLKSEIDRWKDVIQKGNITAQ; translated from the coding sequence TTGGGAGCCCTGCGCGCATTTGCGGTTGTCATTCTTGCCGTCCTGTTCAGTGGCGGAAACGCGTCCGCTGAATATCCGGAGCGGAACGTTACCGTTGTAGTTCCTTTCCCGGCTGGGGGCGCCTCTGACACGACAGCGCGCCTCGTCGCCGGGAAGATCTCGGAACGGTTGAAGAAGACATTCATCGTCGAGAACCGCGGCGGGGCCAACGGCGCGCTCGGCGCCACGGCGGTAAAGCAGGCCTCCCCAGACGGATACACCCTGCTTGTAGGATCAATCGGCGTATTCGCCATCAACCCGGCGCTTATCAAGGATCTCAACTATGATCCGCTGAAGGACTTCGACCTTCTAAGCGTGGTGGTACGCACGCCCAACGTGCTCGTTGTCAATCCGGCCGTACCTGCCAAGTCTGTGGCTGAGTTGATCAGCTATCTGAAGGCTGACCCCGGTAAGGTCACATTCGCTTCGTCTGGCATCGGCTCTTCTGATCACCTGACCGCTGCGCTGTTCTGGCAGAAGACGGGCACCACGGGCCTACACGTTCCTTATCGGGGCGGCGGACCGGCCATCAACGACCTTATTGCGGGTCACGCCAACGCTTCCTTCCAGAATCTCGGCGCCGTCGCCCAGCAGATCAAGGCGGGTACGCTGAGGGCCCTGGCCGTCACGAGTGACAAAAGGAGCGAAACGCTTCCCGACGTGCCGACCATGGCCGAAGCGGGCGTCAAGGACCTCAACGTCTACTCCTGGCAGGCTGCGGCGGCGCCTAAAGGGCTGCCGGCGGCAGTGAAGGCTCAGATCGAGAAGGAATTCGCTGAGAGTGCCAAGGCGCCCGACGTCAAGGCCAAGTTCGAAGCCGTCGGCTTTGAAGTCGTTGCAACAAGCGGCGAGCAGTTCACGGCATTCTTGAAGAGCGAAATCGATCGCTGGAAAGACGTTATCCAGAAGGGCAACATCACGGCTCAATAG
- a CDS encoding XRE family transcriptional regulator gives MGSRGSVTVPKNAPTIESDDAVDQRRLGETVRLLRQRAGFSIQDVAKRTGLSTGMISQLERALAMPSVRTLRLLSIALDVPISYFFGANDAGEPQRYIVRKNDRRLLRLTASGVVKEALTPAEKGELELYELTLNPGGSSGTDFFQHTGEKAGYILSGSLRLWLDHEAHILEAGDSFRFPSIVPHMFDNPTQQVARVIWVTTLRRTDPPTS, from the coding sequence ATGGGTAGCCGCGGCAGCGTGACCGTTCCGAAGAACGCCCCAACGATCGAAAGCGATGACGCGGTCGACCAGCGGCGTCTCGGTGAGACCGTACGGCTTCTGCGCCAGCGCGCCGGCTTCTCGATCCAGGACGTCGCCAAGCGTACGGGCCTGTCCACCGGTATGATCAGCCAGCTCGAACGCGCGCTCGCTATGCCATCCGTGCGCACGTTGCGTCTGCTCAGCATCGCTCTCGACGTGCCGATCTCCTATTTCTTCGGAGCAAACGACGCGGGCGAACCCCAGCGCTACATCGTGCGGAAGAACGATCGGCGGCTTCTTCGGCTCACCGCCAGCGGCGTCGTCAAGGAAGCGCTCACCCCGGCCGAGAAGGGCGAACTCGAACTCTACGAACTCACGCTCAATCCTGGCGGCTCGTCGGGCACCGACTTCTTCCAGCACACCGGTGAAAAGGCGGGCTACATACTGTCGGGCAGCCTGCGTCTGTGGCTCGACCACGAGGCCCATATCCTGGAGGCGGGCGATAGTTTCCGCTTCCCGAGCATCGTGCCACATATGTTCGACAACCCGACGCAGCAGGTAGCGCGTGTCATCTGGGTAACGACGCTGCGCCGAACCGATCCACCGACTAGTTGA
- a CDS encoding mandelate racemase/muconate lactonizing enzyme family protein, producing the protein MNSPRIATITAFPLAIPFDHWASPPMFAGRPRTTLDTVLVRVTTDQGTVGWGEAYGSFWSAVVPAIEQWIAPLAVGQSVDDLQLPARIERTLHNLGRAGATVHAISGLDIALWDIRGKLAGVPLSTLLGGRRRDRIEVYASLLQYNGNTEEIRRVVDRALGEGFRQIKLHERTANAVASARAAVGPNVPLMVDTNCAWLPADAVVAVAEMAPSNLRWIEEPIWPPEDFASLAALRQSTGVPTAIGENAGNALDFKKMLAARCVDYVQPSAIKIGGLTPLWQICTESEAAGTTCAPHSPFFGPGYLATIHVLAAKAKASALERFYCDLAFDPCGGFVPIEAGFLAVPDAPGLGGDPDMDLIDQYRL; encoded by the coding sequence ATGAACTCACCCCGGATTGCGACGATCACGGCGTTTCCACTCGCGATTCCGTTCGACCACTGGGCCTCGCCGCCGATGTTCGCAGGCCGGCCACGCACGACCCTCGATACTGTTCTGGTGCGGGTCACGACCGATCAGGGCACCGTGGGCTGGGGTGAAGCCTATGGCAGCTTTTGGTCCGCGGTCGTTCCGGCGATCGAGCAATGGATTGCCCCGCTGGCGGTTGGCCAGAGCGTCGATGATTTACAACTGCCGGCGCGGATTGAACGGACCTTGCACAATCTCGGTCGTGCCGGCGCCACGGTACACGCGATTAGCGGGCTGGACATTGCTCTGTGGGACATCCGAGGCAAACTGGCGGGAGTGCCGCTTTCGACCTTGCTGGGCGGCCGCCGTCGCGACCGCATCGAGGTCTACGCATCTCTGCTTCAATACAACGGCAATACCGAAGAGATCCGTCGCGTCGTGGATCGTGCGCTCGGCGAAGGGTTTCGCCAGATCAAGTTGCACGAGCGCACGGCGAACGCCGTCGCCTCTGCTCGCGCCGCGGTGGGCCCGAACGTGCCGTTGATGGTCGATACCAATTGCGCGTGGCTGCCAGCGGACGCAGTTGTCGCCGTTGCGGAAATGGCGCCATCCAATCTTCGATGGATCGAAGAACCCATCTGGCCGCCGGAAGACTTCGCATCGCTTGCGGCTCTCAGGCAATCGACGGGTGTTCCAACCGCCATTGGAGAGAATGCCGGCAATGCCCTCGATTTCAAGAAAATGCTCGCAGCACGCTGCGTCGATTATGTTCAACCCAGCGCAATCAAGATCGGTGGCCTGACTCCGCTTTGGCAAATCTGCACTGAATCGGAAGCGGCCGGGACGACCTGCGCGCCCCACTCGCCCTTCTTCGGCCCGGGCTATCTCGCGACCATTCATGTGCTGGCGGCCAAGGCGAAGGCGAGCGCCCTGGAAAGATTTTATTGCGATCTCGCCTTCGACCCCTGCGGCGGCTTCGTTCCGATCGAAGCAGGTTTCCTCGCCGTGCCCGACGCCCCGGGCCTCGGAGGAGATCCGGACATGGACTTGATCGATCAATACCGCCTCTGA
- a CDS encoding LysR substrate-binding domain-containing protein, which translates to MLSIRELEVFRRVMELGTITAAAEALRISQPAVSRTLQQAERQLGFPLFLRRKKRLLPTPEAQSLFPETVSAFAAFDVVQKRAADLQAGRAGGLNIAAISAFANALLPAAVAKFRQSRPDVVISLQSMSALQVATHVVNHQADLGFVIDSIAAPGVSVSDLWATDFGCVMPHTHPLASKLHVVPADLEHEALICLNRQLPLGIQAVRAFADADVPLKTAIEVSQSTVACALVRAGAGLALLDGLAMMGTPATDLVMRPFSPSIKVMGRLVRPRHLLQSRLAREFIDTLTDVIATDDRGSRHADIADTIITIPSAVSENVS; encoded by the coding sequence ATGTTGAGTATTCGGGAGTTGGAGGTGTTTCGGCGCGTCATGGAGCTCGGCACCATCACCGCGGCTGCCGAGGCGCTTCGCATTTCGCAGCCGGCCGTCAGCCGAACGTTGCAGCAGGCGGAGCGACAGCTCGGGTTTCCGCTCTTTTTGCGGCGAAAGAAGCGATTGTTGCCGACGCCCGAAGCCCAATCATTGTTTCCAGAGACCGTCAGCGCCTTCGCGGCTTTCGACGTCGTCCAGAAGCGTGCCGCCGACCTGCAGGCGGGGCGAGCGGGCGGGCTCAACATCGCAGCGATTTCGGCCTTTGCAAATGCGTTGCTGCCGGCCGCCGTGGCAAAATTCCGCCAGTCTCGGCCTGACGTCGTGATCTCGCTGCAGTCGATGAGTGCGCTCCAGGTCGCCACCCATGTCGTCAACCACCAGGCGGACCTGGGATTTGTCATCGATTCCATTGCCGCGCCCGGTGTGTCGGTGAGCGATCTCTGGGCGACCGATTTCGGATGCGTCATGCCGCACACGCATCCGTTGGCATCGAAGCTTCATGTCGTACCCGCCGATCTCGAGCACGAAGCGCTGATATGTCTGAACAGGCAACTCCCCTTGGGAATCCAGGCTGTACGCGCCTTCGCCGATGCGGACGTCCCGTTGAAGACGGCAATCGAGGTGTCGCAGTCCACCGTTGCATGCGCCTTGGTGCGAGCCGGCGCAGGCCTCGCGCTACTGGACGGGTTGGCGATGATGGGGACGCCGGCAACAGATCTGGTAATGCGGCCGTTCTCTCCTTCGATCAAGGTAATGGGCAGGCTCGTTCGACCGCGCCACCTGCTGCAGTCTCGTCTGGCCCGCGAATTTATCGATACTCTAACTGACGTCATCGCGACTGACGATCGCGGCTCCCGCCATGCCGATATTGCCGACACCATCATCACCATACCCTCGGCCGTCAGCGAGAACGTTTCATAG